The genome window GCCCTATACGTCGACGATCGTGTTTCTCGTCCGCAAGGGCAATCCGAAAGCCGTCAAGGATTGGGACGATCTGGCCAAGCCCGGCGTCGCGGTGATCACGCCCAACCCCAAGACGTCGGGCGGCGCGCGTTGGAATTATCTTGCGGCCTGGGGCTATGGGCTGAAGAAATTCGGCGGCGACGAAGCCAAGACGAAAGATTTCGTCAAGGCGATCTACAAGAACGCCCCGGTCATGGACACGGGCGCGCGAGGCTCGACGATCACCTTCGCCCAGCGCGGCATCGGCGACGTGCTCCTTGCATGGGAGAACGAAGCCTTTCTTGCGCTGAAGGAATTTGGCGCTGACAAGTTCGAGATCGTGACGCCGCCGCAGTCCATTCTGGCGGAGCCGCCGGTCGCCGTCGTTGACGCCAACGCCGACGCCAAAGGCAACAGGCAGCTCGCGGAAGCCTATCTCGACTTCCTCTATTCGCCGCCGGCGCAGGCGATCATTGCGCGCAATTTCTATCGTCCCGTTCATCCGGAATATGCGGCGAAGGACGACGTAAAGAAATTCGCCAAGATCGATTTCATCACCGTGGATAAAAGTTTCGGCGGCTGGGCGGCCGCGCAAAAGAAACATTTCGCCGACGGCGGCATTTTCGACGACATCCAGAAACAAGAGCTGACAAGGTGACCTCCCCAGTCCTTGTCGGCAAAAACGCCCGACGCTTCACGGCGCCGGGCGTCATTCCTGGCTTCGGCCTGACCTTCGGCTATACGCTGATCTATCTTGGCGTGATCGTCCTCTTTCCGCTCGCCACGCTCATCTGGCAGTCATCGGGACTGGGATTTTCCGGGCTCTACGCGATCGCCTCGGAGCCGCGCGTCGCCGCGTCGCTGCGCACGACGTTCTTCATCTCCTTCGCCGCCGCGGTCGTCGATCTGTTCTTTGGCCTCATCGTCGCCTGGGTGCTCACAAGATACGATTTTCCCGGCCGTCGACTGCTCGACGCATTCGTCGATCTGCCCTTCGCGCTGCCGACGGCGGTCGCCGGCATTTCGCTTGCGGCGCTGTATTCGCCGAATGGCTGGTTTGGCGCGCCGCTCGCCGACTACGACATCAAGGTCGCTTACACCCGCTGGGGCATTCTGGTCGCGCTCATCTTCATCGGACTGCCGTTCGTCGTGCGCACCGTGCAGCCGATTATTTCGGAACTTGAAGTGGAGCTGGAAGAGGCTTCCGCCACGCTCGGCGCGGGCAGGCTGCAAACCGTCATCCGTGTGATGCTTCCGCCCCTGGCGCCGGCGTTGCTCACCGGCTTCGCGCTCGCCTTCGCCAGATCCATTGGCGAATATGGGTCGGTGATCTTCATCGCCGGCAATATCGCTTACGTCTCCGAGATCGCGCCGCTGCTCATCGTCGTGAAGCTTGAACAATATGATGTCCCCGGCGCGACCGGGATCGCGACCATCATGCTGGCGATTTCCTTCGCCGCGCTGCTTCTCATCAATCTGGTCCAGGCTTGGAGCCGCAGGAGATTCGGCCATGTCTGAGATCGCGGTCACGTCCAGCGGCCGCGATCGCGGCGTCAAATTCCGGCCGGTCACGCATGACTCGTCGTTTGCGCGCTACGCGCTTATTGCGACCGCGGTGCTGTTTCTCGCCATCTTTCTTTTGGCGCCGCTTGCCATCGTCTTCGTCGAAGCCTTCAGCAAAGGGATCGGACCCTTTCTTATGGCGTTCGATGATCCAGACGCGCGCGCCGCGATCCGTCTGACGCTTCTTGTCGCGGCGATCGCCGTGCCGGCCAATCTTGTGTTCGGACTCGCAGCGTCCTGGTCGATCGCCAAATTTTCCTTTCCCGGCAAGAGCGTTCTCATCACGCTGATTGATCTGCCGTTCTCGGTATCGCCGGTCGTCGCCGGCCTCGTCTATGTGCTGGTGTTCGGCGGCCAGGGCCTCTTTGGCCCGTGGCTCGCGGCCCATGGCGTGCAGATCATTTTTGCCGTGCCCGGCATCGTGCTGGCGACGATCTTCGTCACCTTTCCTTTCGTTGCGCGCGAACTCATTCCGTTGATGGAGGAGCAGGGCAAGATTGAGGAAGAAGCGGCGCTCACGCTCGGGGCCTCCGGCTTCAAGACTTTTCTGACCGTGACGCTGCCCAACATCAAATGGGGCCTGCTGTATGGCTTGCTGCTCTGTAACGCCCGCGCCATGGGCGAGTTCGGCGCCGTTTCGGTCGTATCGGGTCACATACGCGGCTTGACCAATACAATTCCGCTTCAGGTGGAGATACTCTACAATGAGTACAATAATGTCGCCGCTTTCGCGCTCGCGGTTCTTCTTGCAGGCTTGGCGCTTGTCACACTCGGGCTCAAGACGTTCCTCGAATGGCGTCATGCCGACGCGCTCTCCGGACGCGCTCGCCGCCACTGAAGCGAGTAAGCGCGGCGCGTCTATTCGCATTGAGGGAGTCGAGCAGGATTTCGGCGCCTTTCCGGCCTTGCGCGACGTCAGCCTCGAGATTCAGCCTGGAGAACTCGTCGCGCTGCTCGGCCCTTCGGGCTCGGGCAAGACGACGCTGCTGCGTGTGATCGCGGGCCTGAATTCTCCCGATCGCGGGCGCGTTCTGTTCGACGGCGAGAACGCGACCAATCTTCGCGTGCAGGACCGCCATGTGGGCATGGTTTTTCAGAACTATGCGCTCTTCAAACATATGACCGTCGCCGACAATATCGCCTACGGTCTGAGAGTTCGTCCCAGACGCACGCGTCCCTCGCGGGCGGCGATCAAGGCGCGCGCCACGGAGCTTCTGCAGTTCGTGCAGCTCGACGGACTTGGCGGCCGCTATCCGGCGCAGCTTTCCGGCGGCCAGCGACAGCGCGTCGCGCTCGCGCGCGCGCTCGCCATCGAGCCGCGCGTGCTGCTGCTCGATGAACCTTTTGGCGCGCTTGATGCGCGCGTGCGCAAGGATTTGCGCCGCTGGCTGCGCGACATTCATAAGCAGACGGGATTGACGACGGTCTTCGTCACGCATGATCAGGATGAAGCGATGGAGCTTGCGGATCGCGTCGTCGTGCTCAACGAAGGCCGCATCGAACAGATTGGTACGCCTGAAGAACTTTACGACCGCCCGGCTTCGCCGTTCGTCATCTCCTTCGTTGGCGAAGCGGTCGCGTTGCCCGTCACCATCTCCGACGGCCACGTGACGTTCGGCGGCCGCGAATTGCACATCGACACCCACGGCTTGCGCAGCGGACCGGCGAGAGTCTTCTTCCGCCCGGCGGACATCGCCGTCGCGGCTGAAGGGAACGGCGATCTTGAAGGACGCGTCGAGAGCCTGCGGCGCACGCCAGCCGGCGTTCGCGCCACGATCGCCATCGACGGCTATGATCAAACGCTTGAGATCGACTCGCCGCTCGACCGTTCGGCTTCGCTCGGCGGCCGCGTTCCGCTCTCGCTGGCGAAAGCCCGCATCTTTCCGGCGGACGAGAACGGCGACTATGTCAACGCCGGAGACGGCATTTGAGCGCGGCGCCTGCTGACGCGATTGATGAGAAGAACGCCGCCAACGACTGGAATTCGGCGCTCTATCTGAAATTCGAAGCGGAGCGCACGCGCGCCGCCCGCGACCTGCTCGCGCACGTGCCTTATTGCGAGACCCGACGGGTTTTTGACCTTGGATGCGGACCTGGAAACAGCACCCGGCTACTCGCGATGAGCTTTCCCGGCGCTGACATCATCGGAATCGACAAATCCGACAATATGCTAGCGGTCGCTCGCGCGTGCACGCCGACGGCGACGTTTATCAAAGAGGATATCGCGCATTGGCGGCCTTCCGAGCCGGCCGATCTCATCTTCGCCAATGCGGCGCTGCATTTCCTTCCCGATCATCGCGGGTTGATGACCAGGCTCTTGAGTTATTTGCGGCCCGGCGGACGTCTTGCGGTCCAGATGCCGAACAATACGCATGAGCTTTCGCACGCGGCGATGCGTATGGTCGCGGCGGATGGCCCCTGGGCGCCGCGTCTGCTTCCAGTCGCCAAGTCGATCATGGTGCTCGGTCCGCTCGAGGAATATTACAATCTACTCGCGCCGCTCTGCAGCACGATCAACATTTGGCAGACGGTCTATGTCCACCCGCTCGACGGCCCTGACGGCGTGGTCGAGTGGTTCGAAGGATCGGGCCTTCGTCCCTTCCTCGACTTGCTCGATTCAAATGAGCGCGTCGAATTTCTTGCGCGGTACAGAGGGAGGCTCGCACAGGCCTATCCGCGGCAACCGGACGGCAGAGTGCTTCTGCGGTATCCGCGCCTCTTCTTCGCCTTACAGAAATAGGGCGGCGGTCTGGTTTGATCGCCATGGCGGCGTACAATCCGACAAACTGTGACATTACTGCAACGCTTTCGCTCGATATATTTATTTGTCTACTAAATCGATAGACAAACAGATACGCTTTCGGTTTACTGCCTCTTGCGGCTTGGACGGAAAATGTTCGCGGAGGGGCGCCTCGGCGGACGAGAGAGAGCTGGAATGTCGAAGCGAAAATTAAGGCGCGGGCTGCAGTTGCGGCGTTTACTGTGGCTATTTCGCAACAGCGCAAGTCGAAAAATCGAGTTGACTAAAACATGAGCTTAACAGCTCAACCGTGACGGCATACCGATATGTATAGCATTTACATATCGGCCCGTCGCTCAAAGCGCGTCAACCGGAGCTGGGTTAAGCGATACGGGACAAAAGTCGATGTCGATTAGCAAAAACAGAAAGAAGTTGAGGTTAGCCGCGTTTGGCGCCGTTGTCGGCGCCGCCTTTAGCGTTCCCGAAATCGCGGGCGCCGAAGACAAAGCGCCCACTCAGGAGGTTTTGGGAAAAGGGGGTCAGTCGGATAGCGGCGCAAAAACAGCCGCGCCGGAAAAAGCCTCGGTGAAGACGAAGGCCAATGGCGCGGGTGTCGCTGCTGGTCCCGGAGCGCCAGCGGCCCCGCTGGCAAAGAAGAGCTATTACGTGCCGACGCGCGGCTATCGTTTGGAGCCGCAGCCCGACATTCCGCCCTATGTGCGCAATCTGGCGAAGACCTACAAGGAATTCGAAGGCATCGACTGGCTGAACGTCGGTCTCGATTCGCGCGTGCGTTTTGAATATCGCAAGGACGACTATCGGCCGTGGACGAACACGACGACCAATCCGCCGACGTCGCAGCGCAAGTATTTTCCCAATTCGCTTTGGCTGTCGCGCACGCGGGCCTATCTGGGCGTGCAGAACATCCTCGATCCCTTTCGATTCGTTCTCGAATTTCAGGACTCGCGCGCCTACAACAGCATCTATGAATATCAGGGCCAGGAGATCAATCAGACGGAGCTTATTTCGGGCTATGGCGAACTCTTTTTCAAGGACGCCTTCGGCAAGGACGATCTCGGCAATGATCGGCCGCTAACCCTTCGCGCGGGGCGCTTTCACCTCGAGTTGCTCGACAGACGATTGATCGCCGAGAATGAGTTCCGCAACACGACCAACAACTTTGACGGCTTCCGGATCAAAATCGGCAAGAAGGATAATGATTGGGACATCGACAGTTTCCTGATGCGGCCGGTTATTCGTTATCCATATCAGTTCGACCGACCTGATTGGCAGAACTGGATCTACGGCAGCGTGTTCAGCATCCGGCGCTGGTCGGAATATGCGACGATCCAGCCTTATTTTTTAGGCCGCAAGCAATATGGGGATCCGCTCAATGTCTCGAACGCGCTGAAGTTTCATCGCGACACTTATGCGCCCGGCCTGCGCGTCTATGGCGTGATCAACGACTTTGATTACGACTTCGACATCAACAAGCAGTTTGGCGAAACCGGCGAATTCCGCCAGTTGAGGAATGTCCAAAACGCCGTGCAGACGACGGTGCAGCACGACGCCATCGCTTATGCATTCGAGGCGGGCTACACATTTTCAGATCATCCGTGGAAACCGCGGATCAGCGCCAACTACGCCTATGGCTCGGGCAACAAGAGTCCGTTCGACAGCGTCAATCAGACCTTCGACATTTTCTACGGCTTCAATCAGCCCTTCTCGCGCAACGATTATATCGCCTGGAATAACATCAAGGCGCCCAAGGCGCGCATCGAATTTTCGCCGTTCAAGGATCTCCGGATCGATACGGCCTTCAGCGCCTATTGGCTGGCGAGCGCGGCGGCGGCTTGGGACCGGGCCAATCTCCTTGCGCCGCTCGGCAACAGAGGCACGTTCATCGGCACGGAATATGATCTGCGTATTCGCTACAAACTGAATCAGTTCATCAATCTGACGGCGAGCTACGCAAGGTTCTGGCCGGGTTCGTTTACCTCGAGCTTTGCGCCGCCGGTCGCGTTGCAGCCGTTCTTGCCGCAATCTTTTCCCGGACAGACCACGACGACGAATGGCCTGACGGCGCGGCCGACCGACTTCTTTTATCTCGAAGTCTCGGCCAACGCCTTTGGCGACGGCAATCCGATCGCCAAGCCGCCGGGCGCGGATTTTCTCGCGCTCGTTTCGCCTGACGGGCCGCCCCCGCCGCCTGCGCCGCCGCCAAGCTGGCGCGATGTCTACGTCGGCCTCAATGGCGGCGGCGCTTGGTCGAGCCCGCGGTCGATTGTGAATCCCTGGCCTTTCGGCGGCGCAATCGCTAGCCCAGCAGTCGCGGTCAGCGCGACGCCGATCGATCAGACAAACCATCTCGCCGGCTTCCTCGGCGGATTCCAGATCGGCGCCAATTGGAAGTTCGCCGACAGCATCCTCGTCGGCGCCGAGGCGGATCTTCACGGCGTTTCCGGCAATACTGACACGAAATGGCGGGCCGCGTTGACCGCCGCGGGCGGCGACAGCTTCGCCACCTATGCGCAACGCACCGCGACCCTCAACTATCTCGGCACGATCCGCGGTCGATTGGGCTATCTCGTCACCCCGACGCTCGCCCTCTATGGCGCGGGCGGCATGGCCTATGGCGGCGTCGTTTCCAACGCCGCGATCTTCACTCGAAGAATTGGCGGCGCGATTCAGACGCTCGTCAATCCCGTCTATCAGGACAGCTTGATCGGCTGGACGGCGGGCGGCGGCGTCGAATGGATGTTTACGCCCGATTGGAGCGTTAAGATCGACTATCTTCGCTACGATCTCGGGGCCGCTGAAGGGTTCGCTTACGCGGCCCAATCGACCGGCCTTCACGCCTATGGCGCGACAAGCTCGACGCGCTTCAACGGCAATCTCGTGCACGCCGGCGTTAACCGCCACTTCGATCTCATCAGCATCGCAAAAGCAAAATAGGCTCGAGCTGAAGGCCAAGCCCGCGCGAGCAGCGCCAGTGCGCGACTGAAGCGTGCGTGAAGAGCCGCTCCAGTCGCGCTCTCGCCGTCAAATTTGTTCGGCCGGGAACTGCGATTGCGGCTGCACAGTTCAACACTGCGCCTGCCATGGTGGAAGAAAAATTTGGCGAGGTCGCTGAAAGGTCGACACGTGCCGCTGCCCGAACAGCACCTGCAGACCTCCCAAGAGGCGCCTGTGCCTCCGGGCCAAGCCGCTCCGCGCGCGCCGGCAGATTCGGGCGACGTAAAGGGCATCACGAAGCGTGAGATTATCGATATCGAGGAGAGAGCGCAGCCGCGCACGCCCGTCATTTACGAGGTGGTGCGTCGCATGGGCGAAGAAGAACTTGCGCGCCCGGCAGTGTCGCTCTGGTGGTCCGGCGTGGCGGCAGGTCTTTCGATAAGCTTCTCGCTGCTCGCGCAGGCGGTGCTTCAAACGCATCTTCCTGAGAAGAGTTGGACTCCTTTAGTCGTCGCGGCCGGCTACCCAGCCGGCTTTTTGCTGGTCGTTCTCTCGCGCCAGCAGCTCTTCACCGAGAATACGATCACAGCCGTGTTGCCGCTGTTCAAGAGCTTCACCGCGCTGAATCTCGGTCGCGTCATTCGACTATGGAGCGTCGTCTTCGCCGCGAATATGCTCGGCGCTTTCGTCGCCGCTCTGTTCTTTGCGTTCACGCCCGCGCTTTCGGCGGAACTGCGCGACGGCGCCTTCGAGATCAGCCGCCAGATGCTGACGAACAGCCCAGGCGAGATGTTTTTCCGGGGTATTCCTTCCGGCTTCCTGATCGCGGCGATGGTCTGGCTCGTACCCAATGCCGACACGGCCCGATTTCATATGATCAGCCTGTTGACCTATCTCATCGCGGTGGGCGGCTTCACCCATATCGTCGCGGGAGGCGTCGAGGCCTTTCTTCTTGTATTAACGGGCGAACTTACGACGGGGGCGCTGGTTGGCAATTTCATCATGCCCGTCCTGGTCGGCAACATCATCGGCGGAACCGTGCTGTTCGCGCTAATCTCATACGCTCAAGTCATGAGAGAAATCTGAAGGCTGCGAGATTCTCGACAAGACGCGAACGCCTCGCAGGGCGTTGCGCGGATCGACCCGGCGCGTCAAATCGCTCCCGCGCTGTTGCGCGCAAGAGCTGCGCATTTTGCTCCTTCCTAGGAACATTTCTCAAGTTCCAGAGTTTCCTTTGCGCCGTGACAGGCCTGTACGCCGCCGCTGCGCATCGGCAGGGGCGCGTCGCGGCCGATCGCCAGCAATAGCTGAACAGGTGGCCCTGGTAGAAGCTTTCCGTCGCCACGTCTTTTGGTGAAAGGATTGACCGATGGCTCCAGATCCCGATCCCGTGCCAAAAGGAAAAGACCGGCCTCCATCCACAATCGAAGAGCTTGATGTGCTCTGGTTGACGGCGGGACTCAGTTGCGACGGCGACTCGGTCTCAATCACCGCCGCCAGCGAACCAAGCATAGAAGACGTCATTCTCGGAGCGATCCCCGGCCTGCCGAAGGTGCGCTTGCACAATGCAGTGCTCTCCTACGAAGTGGGCGATGACTTCATGAAGGCCTTCCATCAAGGCGCGCGGGGCGAACTCGAAAACTTCGTGCTTGTGGTCGAGGGATCCATCCCGAACGAGAAGCTGAGCGGCGACGGCTATTGGGCGGCGATCGGGACGGACGCCGCGACCGGCCAGCCAATCAGAACCACCGAATGGATCGACCGTTTGGCGCCAAAGGCGCTCGCCGTAATCGGCGCCGGAACTTGCGCCACCTATGGCGGCGTCCATGCGATGAAGGGCAATCCCACCGGCTGCATGGGCCTTCAGGACTATCTGGGCGCCGAGTGGAAATCAAAAGCCGGTCTGCCGATCGTCAATGTACCGGGCTGTCCTGTGCAGCCGGACAATTTCATGGAGACGTTCCTCTATCTGCTGCGCCAGCTCGCCGGTCTCGCGCCGATGATACCTGTCGACAGACACGGCCGCCCGCGCTGGCTGTTTGGTCCGACAGTTCATGAGGGATGCGACCGCGCCGCTTATTACGAAGAGGCCGATTTCGCGCAAGAATATGGCTCTCGGAAGTGCCTGGTGAAGATCGGCTGCTGGGGCCCGGTTGTTCAATGCAACGTGCCCAAGCGCGGTTGGATCGCGGGTCTCGGCGGCTGTCCGAATGTCGGCGGCATCTGCATCGGCTGCACCATGCCGGGCTTTCCCGACAAGTTCATGCCCTTCATGGACGAACCGCCCGGCGCCCGCATCTCATCGGTTCTCATCAAGCCTTACGGCGTGCTGATCCGCAATTTGCGGAAGATCACCAATCACACGCTCAACAAGGAGCCAAGGTGGCGCAACAGGCAGCCGACCTACACAACCGGTTACGAGCCTGATCGGCCGAACAAGACTCATCCACTCTAGTTAAGGGATTCGCGACCATGGTCGACCTCGCAACCCGTCCTGCCGCGCCTCCGCGCGCCAATAAAGCGTCGCCCAATCTCGTCGAGATGAATTGGGATCCGATTACCCGAATCGTCGGCAGTCTCGGAATTTTCACCAAAATCGATTTCGACAACCGCCAGGTCGCCGAATGTCACAGCACGTCGTCGATCTTTCGCGGCTACAGCATTTTCATGAAGGGCAAAGATCCTCGTGATTCCCACTTCATCACCAGCCGCATCTGTGGAATCTGCGGCGACAATCACGCGACGTGCTCCGTCTATGCGCAGAATATGGCCTACGGGATCAAGCCGCCGCCGCTCGCCGACTGGATCATCAATCTGGGCGAAGCCGCGGAATATATGTTCGACCACAACATCTTTCAGGACAATCTCGTCGGGGTCGATTTCTGCGAGCAGATGGTCAAGGAAACCAATCCAAGCGTCTGGGCCAAGGCGCAACGGACTCCGGCGCGGAACGCAGACGCTCACGGCTATCGCACGATCGCCGAGATCATGACCGCGCTCAATCCGTTTTCCGGCGAATTCTACCGTGAGACATTGATTGTGAGCCGCTACACGCGTGAGATGTTCAGCCTGATGGAGGGGCGCCATGTGCACCCCTCCACTCTTTATCCCGGCGGCGTCGGCACCGTGCCGTCGAACCAACTCTTTACCGAATATCTGACGCGACTCGTGCGCTACGCCGAATTCATGAAAAAATGCGTGCCGCTGCACGATGATCTGTTCGACTTCTTTTATGACGCGCTGCCCGGCTACGAGGAGGTTGGACGTCGGCGGATTCTGCTGGGGTGCTGGGGCGCGTTTCAGGATCCGAACCATTGCGACTACAATTACAAGCACATGACCGACTGGGGTCGAAAAATGTTCGTCACTCCAGGCGTTGTCGTCGACGGCAAGCTTGTCACGACCGATCTCGTCGACATCAATCTGCAGATTCGAATCCTGCGCGGGCAGTCCTACTATGATGGGTGGGACGATTGCGAAACCTTCGTCAAGACGGACCCGCTGGGCAATCCGGTCGACCAAAAGCACCCATGGAATCAGACGACGATTCCAAGACCGCAGAAGCGAGATTTCGACAAGAACTATTCCTGGGTGATGTGTCCGCGCTGGCTCGACAAGAGCAGCGGAGATCATCTGCCGCTCGACACCGGCGGCGGCGCCTTCGCGCGTCTGTTCTCCACGGCGCTGGCGGGGCTCGTCGACATGAAAGGCTATGTCAAAGCGACGGGCGACAGCGTGAAGATCAATCTTCCCAAGACGGCGCTCAAGCCTGCGGTCGAGTTTGAATGGAAGGTTCCAAAGTGGAGCAACGCGATCGAACGCGATCGGGCGCGCACCTATTTCCAAGCCTACTGCGCCGCGGCGGCGTATTATTTCCTGGAACAGGCCTTCGGAGAAATACAGGCGGGCCGCACAAAGACCTTTACGCCATTCGAGGTTCCCGATGAGGCGATCGGCTGCGGCTTCCACGAGGCGGTGCGCGGCGTGCTGTCGCATCATCTCGTCATAAGAGACAAGAAGATCGCCAATTACCATCCCTATCCTCCGACGCCGTGGAACGCGACGCCGCGAGATGATTTCGGAACGCCTGGACCTTACGAGGACGCGGTTCAGAATACCCCGATCTTCGAAGAGAACGGTCCGGACAAGTTTAAGGGCATCGACATCATGCGCGCTGTGCGCAGTTTCGATCCTTGTCTGCCATGCGGCGTGCACATGTATGTGGGCGGCGGCAAAACCGTTAAGACCACGCATTCGCCGATGTTCGGCGCGTCGCGAAAGCCGTCGCCATGAATGGAGAGGCGCGCGAGACGGAGACGCTGGAGCAGTCTCTGGTCCGGCTCGAGAAGCTGACGGCCGCGCTAGAGGGAATCGCGGACGGGACGGGGCGGCAGGCGGCGCGTGAGTTGCTGGCGCTCATGCTCGATCTGCACGCGCGTTCGCTCGCGCGACTCAGCGCGATCATTGCGGCGTCGAACGATGGCGCCGCCTTACTCGAGAAGATCGTCGAGGATCGGGACCTTCGGGCGATATTTCTCCTCCACGGGCTGCATCCGCAGAGCGTGGAGGATCGTCTACAGGATGTCATCGCGCGCATGCTGCCGCAGTGGAGCGCACGCGGCCTCCATGTGAGCCTCATGAGCGCGGGTAAAGCCTTTGCGATGGTTCAGCTGCAAAGGAATGGCGTTGCTGAGCCTACCGACCAGCTGCGGCTGGAGATCGAGAACGCGCTCACCGACGCCGCGCCCGACCTCGACGATATTTTGATCGAAATGGACATGACAGCCCTTTACGCAGAGACCGCCGCCTAGCCACAAAGAGGCGCGAGCGCATGGAAAGAATAGAATCGGGAAATTGGGCGTCTCGGCTGCGGCGCTTCGTGCGCGCGAGCGAAGAAGAGCATTGCGAGTTCTGTTCGAAGACGATCGCGTCTCGGCACGCGCATTTGGTCGAACGCGCGACGCGAAAATTCTTTTGCGCTTGTCCCC of Methylocystis sp. SC2 contains these proteins:
- a CDS encoding nickel-dependent hydrogenase large subunit, whose product is MVDLATRPAAPPRANKASPNLVEMNWDPITRIVGSLGIFTKIDFDNRQVAECHSTSSIFRGYSIFMKGKDPRDSHFITSRICGICGDNHATCSVYAQNMAYGIKPPPLADWIINLGEAAEYMFDHNIFQDNLVGVDFCEQMVKETNPSVWAKAQRTPARNADAHGYRTIAEIMTALNPFSGEFYRETLIVSRYTREMFSLMEGRHVHPSTLYPGGVGTVPSNQLFTEYLTRLVRYAEFMKKCVPLHDDLFDFFYDALPGYEEVGRRRILLGCWGAFQDPNHCDYNYKHMTDWGRKMFVTPGVVVDGKLVTTDLVDINLQIRILRGQSYYDGWDDCETFVKTDPLGNPVDQKHPWNQTTIPRPQKRDFDKNYSWVMCPRWLDKSSGDHLPLDTGGGAFARLFSTALAGLVDMKGYVKATGDSVKINLPKTALKPAVEFEWKVPKWSNAIERDRARTYFQAYCAAAAYYFLEQAFGEIQAGRTKTFTPFEVPDEAIGCGFHEAVRGVLSHHLVIRDKKIANYHPYPPTPWNATPRDDFGTPGPYEDAVQNTPIFEENGPDKFKGIDIMRAVRSFDPCLPCGVHMYVGGGKTVKTTHSPMFGASRKPSP